Proteins encoded together in one Impatiens glandulifera chromosome 1, dImpGla2.1, whole genome shotgun sequence window:
- the LOC124941223 gene encoding RNA polymerase II C-terminal domain phosphatase-like 4, whose translation MTLTSAVHDDHPTIMIDQSAGLVLATEDLKRGMRALKRRRFDKDLKQSCDHRGANVGGLCFVCGWQLSSNSPTMTNYVDVDERIPLKYVLDDFSITKKEFFLFRCTNYRTNLIEKKKLSLILDLDNTLIHSISFDDFLKEDHTRDSKSLKEKGIVTSQKRKILTKIRPYVTCFLKEMSKLFELYIYTLGSRSYANAFANMVDRDEALFDWRVISRDDCTTKGEKNLDVVLGGEEKAVVIVDDNESVWPKHKDNVLQIKPYYYWQKNQKKTESTENSSNYVNDDDVNDDDDIELLIMLTTLKKLHRKFFNCKRFYIHENDVRHKIKFARKYYLELNHHRNKLNS comes from the coding sequence ATGACCTTGACCTCGGCTGTTCATGATGATCATCCTACAATAATGATCGATCAGTCAGCGGGCTTAGTTTTGGCGACGGAAGATCTCAAAAGGGGGATGAGGGCTTTGAAAAGACGCCGATTTGATAAAGATTTGAAGCAATCATGCGATCATCGAGGAGCCAACGTGGGAGGCCTCTGTTTCGTTTGCGGTTGGCAACTTTCCTCAAATTCACCAACAATGACTAACTACGTTGATGTTGATGAAAGGATACCACTTAAATATGTGCTTGACGATTTCTCTATAACTAAAAAGGAGTTTTTCCTTTTCCGTTGCACTAATTATCGGACAAACCTCATCGAAAAGAAGAAGCTTTCTCTCATCCTCGATCTTGACAATACTTTAATTCATTCCATCTCATTCGATGATTTTTTAAAGGAAGACCATACTAGGGACTCCAAATCCCTCAAAGAAAAAGGAATTGTTACTTCTCAGAAGAGGAAGATCTTAACGAAGATAAGACCATATGTGACATGTTTCTTAAAAGAAATGAGCAAGTTGTTCGAGCTTTATATTTACACTTTGGGAAGTAGATCGTACGCAAATGCCTTTGCAAATATGGTTGATCGGGATGAGGCCCTTTTTGATTGGAGGGTTATTTCAAGGGATGACTGCACAACCAAAGGCGAGAAGAATCTTGACGTCGTGCTCGGAGGGGAAGAGAAAGCAGTGGTGATTGTGGACGACAATGAATCTGTTTGGCCAAAACACAAGGATAATGTGTTACAAATTAAACCTTACTATTATTGGCAAAAGAATCAAAAAAAGACCGAGTCAACGGAAAACTCCTCTAATTACGTTAATGACGACGACGTTAATGACGACGACGATATAGAGTTGTTGATTATGTTGACGACACTAAAGAAACTTCATAGAAAGTTTTTCAATTGCAAGAGATTTTATATTCATGAGAACGATGTTAGGCACAAGATTAAGTTTGCTAGAAAGTATTACTTAGAACTCAACCATCACcgtaataaattaaattcttaa